A genomic segment from Polyangium mundeleinium encodes:
- a CDS encoding serine/threonine-protein kinase, which translates to MIGRQLLTDYEIVRVLGQGGMGTVYEARSTKTGRRVAIKWLHVRPFAPDDPDLLRFEQEARIAGSLDSPHVVAALAVDHDPESGVPFQVMELLDGEDVRALLGRVGPLRPDIALRILAQACEGLAAAHAVSVIHRDIKPENIFLARGGDGEVTVKLLDFGVAKIRRTPEAMGAGGALTAPAVSMTQSGQVIGTPLYMAPEQIENPKKVDARCDVYSMGVTLYAMLAGAPPHAHVKSLVELLYAITTQPPPPLAESAPWVPAEITRFVEKATAHAREDRFPSVEAMRDALRPLLPEGFSLRQGTLVGVTEDERKVVATHLTNPLTAVAKTERSAETVKTARARAGRARLAAAAITLVVLGIAAFFLLGR; encoded by the coding sequence GCGAGGAGCACGAAAACCGGCCGCCGCGTCGCGATCAAGTGGCTGCACGTGCGCCCGTTCGCCCCCGACGACCCGGACCTGCTCCGCTTCGAGCAGGAGGCGCGGATCGCCGGCTCCCTCGACTCGCCGCACGTCGTCGCGGCCCTCGCAGTGGATCACGATCCCGAGAGCGGCGTCCCGTTCCAGGTGATGGAGCTGCTCGACGGGGAGGACGTGCGGGCGCTCCTCGGGCGCGTGGGCCCGCTCCGCCCCGACATCGCGCTGCGGATCCTGGCGCAGGCTTGCGAGGGGCTCGCGGCGGCGCACGCGGTGAGCGTCATCCACCGTGACATCAAGCCCGAAAACATCTTCCTCGCGCGGGGCGGGGACGGCGAGGTCACCGTAAAACTCCTCGATTTCGGCGTGGCGAAGATCCGGCGCACGCCCGAAGCGATGGGCGCGGGCGGCGCGCTCACGGCGCCGGCCGTATCGATGACGCAGAGCGGGCAGGTGATCGGCACGCCGCTCTACATGGCGCCCGAGCAGATCGAGAATCCGAAGAAAGTCGACGCCCGATGCGACGTGTATTCGATGGGCGTGACGCTCTACGCGATGCTCGCGGGGGCGCCGCCGCACGCGCACGTCAAATCGCTGGTGGAGCTCTTGTATGCGATCACGACGCAGCCGCCGCCGCCGCTCGCCGAGAGCGCGCCCTGGGTGCCGGCCGAGATCACGCGGTTCGTCGAGAAGGCGACGGCGCACGCCCGCGAGGACCGATTTCCTAGCGTGGAGGCGATGCGCGACGCGCTCCGCCCGCTCTTGCCCGAGGGGTTTTCCCTGCGACAGGGCACGCTCGTCGGCGTGACCGAGGACGAGCGGAAGGTTGTCGCGACACACCTGACGAACCCTCTGACGGCGGTGGCGAAGACGGAGCGGTCGGCGGAGACGGTCAAGACCGCGCGGGCCCGCGCGGGACGAGCGAGGCTCGCGGCGGCTGCGATCACGCTCGTGGTCCTCGGAATCGCGGCGTTTTTCCTGTTAGGCCGTTAG